CCGGCCGCCTTTGCCCAGTACGGAGCCAAATTCCTGGCGCGCGGCGGACCATCGGTCACGCTGGAGGGTCAGGAGTCACAGCGGCACGTCGTCATCGAGTTCGAAGATTTCACCACGGCGCAAGCGTGTTACCACTCCGAGGCGTATCAACAAGCAAAAGCGCGACGAGACGGATGTTGTATTGCACACATCGTCATCGTCGATGGTGTCGCGTCACTCGAAACGCCTATTCCCCCTCAATAACTGCCAGGATCGGCACCCCGTCATTGCGCGCGTCCCTCAAGACCTCGTGCCTGCGCAAGATCCAGAAAGCTGGACGGCGATGGCAATCGTCCAGCCGCCGATCAGGGCGCTGGCGGATACAACGGCGCCAACACGTCCGGCTCTGCCGCGCTGGCATTGCGCCAACGCGGCCCCTTGGAGAACGCCTCGCGCAACGCAGCGCGGGCGCCGGCCACATCGCCGTCGCCGCCCCAGCGCGCACGTTGCATCCGCGCTACGGCTGCGCGCTGGGCGGGATCGGCCAGGGCGGCCAGCACGCTGTCGATATCAGCCACACCGGCCATGCCGCAGAGCACGGTTGCCACCTCGTCCATCCCGTCGGCATCCAGCGCGCGGCGTAACTCGGCTACGCCGTGCGTGGCGCGCCGGCCCGGCATGACGATCTCTGCGCCGTGGGTGCCGGACGCCGTGCGCGATGCGCCACGTCGGCGCAGCAGCACCCATGCCAGCGTGAGCACCCACAGCAGCGCGAAGCCTGCCGCTGCGGCGATCCACCCCCAGGGCCGCCCCTGCGGCGGCGGCTGCACCGTCAGTGCGCCGGTGGCCGCTGCAGGTGCAGGGCCAGCGGCGGCCGGACCCGTAGCCGGCTCAGGTGCAGGCGCCGGCACCGCGAACGCACCGCTGCCCGCCGCGACGTCCAGCGTCAGGTCCGGCACGGTTGCCGTCTTTGCAGCAGCCGCACCCACATCCCACCACGCCACCTGCAGGCCGGGCACGACCAGCGGGCCGGCGCGGTTGGGCACGATCGAATAGCGCCGGGTCAGTCGCAACTGCGGCGAGCCGTCCACAAACCGTTCTTCGTATTGCGGCGGTTCGGCGAACACCTGCGCATCCGGCACGCTCGGCGTGGGCAGCTCGGGGAACTGCGCCTGAGTGGCGCCACGTGCACTGGCTTCCACCACAAACTGCGCGGCCTCGCCGGCAGTGGCGCGCTGCGGGGTGGCTGTATACCGCAACTGCAGGCTGCGCAGCGGCAACCACGGTTGCGGTGCGTTGGCCGGCTGCGCCCGCACCTGCAACGGAATGCTGGCGCTGCGCGCGCTCAGCTCGCCAGTGCCGCGGCCGAAGTAATCGTCGAAGAAACCGCCCACGGAGCGGCCGGTGAAGCGCGCCGACGGCAGCAGCAGACGCCCGCTGCGCTCGGGCACCAGCAGATAGCGCCGCTCCACCACGTTGTAGTGACGCCCGTTGACCAGCTTGACCGAACTGACGTCATCGCCAACGCGTTGCAACGACGCACCATCGGGCGCTTCCAGATCCAGCTCGCCGGAGGCCAGCTGGTTGGCGAAATACAGGCGCACCACCACGCCCACGCTTTGCTGCACGAAGGGCTGCGGGTCGTCTACCTGGGTCTGGACGAAGGCCTCTTCGTTGCCCTGCGCCGCACTGGGCCCGTTCGCGGCACCGGCGCCGCTGTCTGCGGCATCGTTTGCCGAGCCCACCACCTGCAGCCGCAGCGGCTCGGTGCGCTCACCGCCGACGCGAATCGCCGGCACGATCACCTCACCGCTCTTGCGCGGCGTCAGCACCACGCCGAACAACGCGCGGACCGTCACCCCGCCGTTGGCCACCTGCATCTGCTGGTTGGCGCTCTTGGCACCCAGTGCGAAGTCGTTGCGCAACGGCGAGTAGTCCGGATCGACACCGCGCTGATCGGTTTCGATGTTCAACGTCACCGCATCACCGCTATTGACGCTGTCGCGGTCCAGCCAGGCGCGCGTCACCGCACCCGCCGGTGCGCAGAACACCAGCGCGGCGCTGCTCAGCATGCCGATCGCCACGCGGCGCAAGTGGTATGTGCCGATCATCGTCCGTCCCGTTGCCTGCGTTCGTATTCCAGCCTGAATTTGGTCCGCAGCAGGCTGCCCGGATCGTCCGGTACCCGCCGCAACCATGCATCCACCGCCTGGCGCTGTTCGCGTTGTTCCGGCGTTTCGTCCGCCACTGCCGCTTCCGCCTTGCCCTTGGCATCGGCGCCCTTGTCGCCGGCCTGCGCCATGGCCTGCTGCATCTTGCGGCGCTGCGCTTCGTCGGCCTGTTGTTGCGCCTTGGCGTCGGCCGACTGCGGTGGTGCGTCCTGCTTGTTCGGCTCGCCCTTGCCATCGCTGGACTGCGGGGCCTGCGTCTTTCCATCCTGCGACTCAGGCGTGGCAGATGATGGATCCTTGCCCTCCTGCTTGCCTTGCCCGTCCTGCGGCTGCTGTCCGTTCTGGCCCGCGCCCTGAGTGTTCTGCTGGTTCCGGCCAGCCTTGTCCTGCCCGGAGCGATTCTGATCCTTGGACTTGCCCTGCCCGTCCTTGTTGCCCTGCTGCCGCTTGCGCGCCGCATCGACCGCAGCGCGATTGGCGATGGCATCGGCCTGGTTCGGATGCTGCTTGAGCGCGCGATCGTAGGCTGCAATCGCCTCGTCGTAGCGGCCCTGCCGCGCCAGTGCATTACCGAGATTGTAGAAACCTTCGTCGGTCGGCACGCGTTCGAAGGCTTTTTGCGCAGCGGCGAAATCACCGCGCCGGTAGGCCTGCACGCCAGCATCCAGGCGTTGCTGCTGTACCTGGTCGGCGCGTTGCCACAGCGTGCCATCGGCTGCCCGTGCGGGCTGGGCCAGCGGCAGGACGCACACCAGCGCCAGCAATGCCACCACCGCACGCCGACGGAATGCCAGCAATGCCAGCACCATCACCGGCAGTACCAGCCAATAGCCTTCGTCCAGCCAGGTCTTGCCGCCGTTGGCGTCGGCGGCCTCTTCGGCCAACGACTGTTGCGCGGGATCAAGCACGCCCAGCGCCTGCAGATCCGCGTCATCGGGCGTGATACGCGCATAGCGCCCGCCCCCCTGACCGGCCAGATCGCGCAGGGCGGGTTCGTCCAGCCGTGCCTGCGCGATCTCGCCACTTGCAGTGCGATAGGCAGCGCCGCGCGTACTGCCCACGCCCAGGGCCGACACGCGGAAGCCTCGCGCACGCGCCGTGCGCGCCGCACTTTCTGCCGAGCCGTCCGCGCTATCGCTCAGCAGCAGGATCTCGCCCTGCTTGAAACCAGCCTGTTGCAGCAGGCGAGTCGCCGCATCGATGGCGCGGTCGGCGCGTTTGCCATCCACCGGCATCACCGATGGCGAGAGCGCGTCCAGAAACAGGGCCACATTGCTGGCGTCTTCGGTCAACGGGGCGACGGTAAAGCTTTCGCCGGCATACACCAGCAGCGCAACGTCGCCGCCGACGCGCTTGCGCAGCAGCGTGGCCAGCTTCGCGCGCGCCTGCAGCAGGCGCGATGGCGGCAGATCGGTTGCATTGCTGCTGGAGGACAGATCCAGCACCACCACCAGGGGCATGCTCGAGTGAAAGGTCGGGCGCTCGGTCTGCCGCCAGCTGGGCCCGCCCATCGCCACCACCGCAAGCGTGTAGGTCACGGCGGCCAGCACGAAGCCCAGCCACCCGCGTCGGCCACCGGCGACCAGCAAACCCGGCAATAGATGCGCGTCCACGCTCTGCCGCCAGGCGTTGGCGCTGCGGCGGCGCAGTTGCCACAGCACCGCCGCCGGCACGATCGCCAGCAGCGCCCACAGCCAGTCCGGACGCAAGAGATGCAACGCGGCGAGCAGCCCGGTCAGCCCAGTCACTGCCATCTCCGCGGCAACACGAACGCCAGCAACGCCACCATCAAGGCCGCACCCAGTGGCCAGTAGTACCGCTCCACGCGCGGTTGCACCGACGGGCCCAGCGCCTTCACCGGCTCCAGGCGATCGAGCTCGGCGTAGATGCCGGCCAGCTCTGCGGTATCGCGTGCGCGGAAGAAGCGCCCGCCAGTCTGCTCGGCGATCTTGCGCAGCCCCTCCTCATCGATATCGTCGTTGCCGCTGGCCGGGATCGGCACCCCGAACAACGAATAGCCGCCGCTGCCGCCAAAGGCGATCGTGTGCACGCGCACCCCTTCGGCCTTGGCGAGTTCGGCTGCCTTCAGGGGATTCAATACGCCGGCAGTGTTGACACCATCGGTAAGCAGCACCACCACGCGCTGGCCCCGATCCTGTTCGCGCAGCCGCTTGACCGACAGTGCAATGGCATCGCCGATGGCGGTCTCGCGCCCGGCCAGCCCCACCACGCTGTCGGCCAGTTGATCGCGCACGGACGTCAGGTCCGCGGTCAGCGGGGTGAGCGCATAGGCGCGCTGTCCGAACACCAGCAGGCCGACCCGATCACCGTCGCGGCGATCCAGGAAATCCGACAACACCGCCTTGGCCGCGGTCAGGCGGTCCACCACATTGCCGCCCAGCACCATGTCCGGTTCGCTCATGCTGCCGGACAGGTCCACCGCCAGCATCATCTGGCGCGCCTCACGCGGCGGCTGGATGACCTCGCCCAATTGCTGCGGGCGCGCCAGTGCCGCGCATAGCAGGAACCAGCCCAGCCAGGCCAGCCAGCGCGGCATCCGTAGCGCGGGCACACGCTGCGCCTGCGCGACCGCGTGCAGTTGATCGGCATACGGCACGCGCAATGCCGCCGCATCGGCGGCGCGGCGCGGCCAGAACCACATCAGCAGCGGCAGCGGCATCAGCCACCACGCCCATGGCCATGCGCAATGCGCCAACGCGTCCTGCCATTGCGACCATTGCAACCAGCTCATCGCCGGCCCCGCATCAGCGCCAGGAACCGCTGCCGCGCCAGCGCCTGTACGGCATCGATATCCGCCACTGCCGGGGTGCGCTGAAATCCACCTTCGAGCACCGCGCGCCCTGGCCCCTGCGAGAACGCTTGCGCCTTGCTCTTGCGGCCGTCCAGGAACTGCAGCCATGCCTCGCCCTGCAGGCGGTCGGCGGTCGCATCCACCGTGCGTGCCGCACGTCGCAACAACGCCGACAGCGTTGCCAGGCGCTGCGCCGGCGTCGCCGCGCGTTGCAGCTCGGTATCGAACGCCGCCAACCAGCGGCGTTGCTGGCGGCGACGGCGCCACCACCAGAACCATGCACCGGCCACCACCAGCGCGACACCCGCGACGACCAACCACCAGCCCGGCGCCAGCGGCCACCAGCCCGGCGACGGCGGCAGGTGCACATCGCGCAACGGGAGCGCTTGCGGTGCCATCGTCATGCGTCCCGCACGGGTGCGCCGCCACCGAGCCAGGCATCGCTGGCATCGTCGGTGGACAGGCGATGCAGGCGCACGCCGCGTGCCTGCAGCATCGCGGCCAGGTGTTCCAGTGGCGCCACGAATTCGGCCTGCCAGCGCGCGCGCGCGGACTGGCTGGCCAGGTCCACCGCAACGCGTTCGCCGCGCACATCGAAACTCAGCGCGCGCGCCGGTGGCGACAGCTCCAGCGGATCGACCGGCACGATCACCACCACCTCGTGATGCAGCGCCAGGCCGGACCACCGGGTCGCGGAAATCGCGCTGGCACTGCGCGCATCGGCCAGTACGGTCAGCCGTGCACCGGGACGCAGCAGGCGAGCGGCATGGTCCAGCGCGACCTCCAGCCCGGCATCGCCGGACGGTGGCTGGGCGTACCAGCGCGCCAGGGCATCCAGCACCGGCAACACGCCACGCTGCCCCGACCGCGGCGCGATCAGCGCTTCGCTGGAGGTACCGCGCAAGGCGGCGATGCGGTCGCCCTGTCGCTGTGCCAGCCACGCCGCCACTGCTCCGGCGCGCGCTGCCTGTACCGACTTGTAGCGCACCCGCGTACCGAAGAAGAGCGCAGGCGAGGTGTCGGCCACGAT
The window above is part of the Xanthomonas cassavae CFBP 4642 genome. Proteins encoded here:
- a CDS encoding DUF4381 domain-containing protein, which gives rise to MAPQALPLRDVHLPPSPGWWPLAPGWWLVVAGVALVVAGAWFWWWRRRRQQRRWLAAFDTELQRAATPAQRLATLSALLRRAARTVDATADRLQGEAWLQFLDGRKSKAQAFSQGPGRAVLEGGFQRTPAVADIDAVQALARQRFLALMRGRR
- a CDS encoding BatD family protein, which codes for MIGTYHLRRVAIGMLSSAALVFCAPAGAVTRAWLDRDSVNSGDAVTLNIETDQRGVDPDYSPLRNDFALGAKSANQQMQVANGGVTVRALFGVVLTPRKSGEVIVPAIRVGGERTEPLRLQVVGSANDAADSGAGAANGPSAAQGNEEAFVQTQVDDPQPFVQQSVGVVVRLYFANQLASGELDLEAPDGASLQRVGDDVSSVKLVNGRHYNVVERRYLLVPERSGRLLLPSARFTGRSVGGFFDDYFGRGTGELSARSASIPLQVRAQPANAPQPWLPLRSLQLRYTATPQRATAGEAAQFVVEASARGATQAQFPELPTPSVPDAQVFAEPPQYEERFVDGSPQLRLTRRYSIVPNRAGPLVVPGLQVAWWDVGAAAAKTATVPDLTLDVAAGSGAFAVPAPAPEPATGPAAAGPAPAAATGALTVQPPPQGRPWGWIAAAAGFALLWVLTLAWVLLRRRGASRTASGTHGAEIVMPGRRATHGVAELRRALDADGMDEVATVLCGMAGVADIDSVLAALADPAQRAAVARMQRARWGGDGDVAGARAALREAFSKGPRWRNASAAEPDVLAPLYPPAP
- a CDS encoding tetratricopeptide repeat protein, with the protein product MAVTGLTGLLAALHLLRPDWLWALLAIVPAAVLWQLRRRSANAWRQSVDAHLLPGLLVAGGRRGWLGFVLAAVTYTLAVVAMGGPSWRQTERPTFHSSMPLVVVLDLSSSSNATDLPPSRLLQARAKLATLLRKRVGGDVALLVYAGESFTVAPLTEDASNVALFLDALSPSVMPVDGKRADRAIDAATRLLQQAGFKQGEILLLSDSADGSAESAARTARARGFRVSALGVGSTRGAAYRTASGEIAQARLDEPALRDLAGQGGGRYARITPDDADLQALGVLDPAQQSLAEEAADANGGKTWLDEGYWLVLPVMVLALLAFRRRAVVALLALVCVLPLAQPARAADGTLWQRADQVQQQRLDAGVQAYRRGDFAAAQKAFERVPTDEGFYNLGNALARQGRYDEAIAAYDRALKQHPNQADAIANRAAVDAARKRQQGNKDGQGKSKDQNRSGQDKAGRNQQNTQGAGQNGQQPQDGQGKQEGKDPSSATPESQDGKTQAPQSSDGKGEPNKQDAPPQSADAKAQQQADEAQRRKMQQAMAQAGDKGADAKGKAEAAVADETPEQREQRQAVDAWLRRVPDDPGSLLRTKFRLEYERRQRDGR
- a CDS encoding vWA domain-containing protein, giving the protein MSWLQWSQWQDALAHCAWPWAWWLMPLPLLMWFWPRRAADAAALRVPYADQLHAVAQAQRVPALRMPRWLAWLGWFLLCAALARPQQLGEVIQPPREARQMMLAVDLSGSMSEPDMVLGGNVVDRLTAAKAVLSDFLDRRDGDRVGLLVFGQRAYALTPLTADLTSVRDQLADSVVGLAGRETAIGDAIALSVKRLREQDRGQRVVVLLTDGVNTAGVLNPLKAAELAKAEGVRVHTIAFGGSGGYSLFGVPIPASGNDDIDEEGLRKIAEQTGGRFFRARDTAELAGIYAELDRLEPVKALGPSVQPRVERYYWPLGAALMVALLAFVLPRRWQ
- a CDS encoding DUF58 domain-containing protein, producing the protein MPSSRPTPMSSMPSPPPVHPASSVAGDGLRPSLAELIALRGTALHRGQPGRGRHGLVGPVPAATRGRGMEYAESRDYVAGDDARHIDWRVTARTGRAHTKLFQAERERLSLIVADTSPALFFGTRVRYKSVQAARAGAVAAWLAQRQGDRIAALRGTSSEALIAPRSGQRGVLPVLDALARWYAQPPSGDAGLEVALDHAARLLRPGARLTVLADARSASAISATRWSGLALHHEVVVIVPVDPLELSPPARALSFDVRGERVAVDLASQSARARWQAEFVAPLEHLAAMLQARGVRLHRLSTDDASDAWLGGGAPVRDA
- a CDS encoding DUF1330 domain-containing protein encodes the protein MAAYWIAHVTILDPHNYQNYMSLAPAAFAQYGAKFLARGGPSVTLEGQESQRHVVIEFEDFTTAQACYHSEAYQQAKARRDGCCIAHIVIVDGVASLETPIPPQ